One genomic region from Treponema primitia ZAS-1 encodes:
- a CDS encoding DNA adenine methylase, with protein MAKNYPLIKPYLKWAGGKRQLLAEIKKYLPKNVSTYTYYEPFIGAGAVFFELQPQKAIINDINTQLVLTYTVIKNHVEELIRSLQKYKNRNDEDHFYKVRNLDRDAIKFNKLTDVEKAARLIFLNKTCFNGLYRVNSQGLFNVPYGGYKNPAICEEVVLRQINDYLNANEITILNTDFEKAVQNADKKSFVYFDPPYHSPGKTNFTGYQADGFGEEKQERLRDGMLKLTNRGVKCLLSNSDTEYIRELYNHDCFDVISIQAKRLINADSAGRGNVREVLIKNWKE; from the coding sequence ATGGCAAAGAACTATCCCCTTATTAAACCTTATTTAAAATGGGCCGGGGGCAAAAGGCAACTATTAGCTGAAATAAAAAAATATCTACCCAAAAATGTAAGTACCTATACTTATTATGAGCCTTTTATAGGAGCAGGGGCGGTATTTTTTGAATTGCAACCCCAAAAGGCTATAATTAACGATATTAATACCCAATTAGTTTTAACCTATACCGTAATAAAGAACCATGTTGAAGAACTAATTCGATCATTGCAAAAATATAAAAATAGGAATGATGAAGACCATTTTTATAAAGTAAGGAATTTAGATCGGGATGCTATAAAATTCAATAAATTGACCGATGTTGAGAAAGCTGCCCGCTTGATATTCCTTAACAAAACTTGTTTTAACGGTTTGTATCGCGTCAATTCCCAGGGTCTTTTTAATGTTCCCTATGGAGGGTATAAAAATCCTGCAATATGTGAAGAAGTTGTATTACGACAGATTAACGATTACCTTAATGCCAATGAAATTACCATTTTAAACACAGATTTTGAAAAGGCAGTTCAAAACGCTGACAAAAAGTCTTTTGTGTATTTTGATCCACCCTATCATAGTCCCGGCAAAACTAATTTTACCGGATATCAGGCAGACGGATTTGGAGAGGAAAAACAAGAACGCCTGCGTGATGGTATGCTCAAATTGACAAACCGGGGAGTAAAATGCTTGCTCAGCAATTCTGACACAGAGTATATTCGCGAACTATATAATCATGATTGCTTTGATGTCATATCTATACAGGCAAAGAGATTGATTAATGCGGATTCCGCCGGCAGAGGAAATGTTCGTGAAGTTTTAATAAAAAACTGGAAAGAGTGA